One Pristiophorus japonicus isolate sPriJap1 chromosome 19, sPriJap1.hap1, whole genome shotgun sequence genomic window carries:
- the LOC139230214 gene encoding probable G-protein coupled receptor 139, with protein sequence MGQPVIIQIENIYYPILAIIGLPANLVTIVILSRGKCGLSKCITRYLVAMAAADLMVLINEVILYEINDAYFPNSFLNYSPICSLNLTLCYSFIDCSVWLTVAFTFDRCIAICNQTLRTKYCTEKTAAVVIAVVCFLSVLENVPIYFVFEPREIIHNEPWSCCVKSNFYTSPLWQAYLWFETILTPFAPFVLILLLNALTCRHIVLANRVRRGLQANSNVQNHTDPEMENRKKSIILLFTLSYNFILLWMVTFIVFICVQFTDTQLMNVNYKDSFTIAELSGYMLRCLSSCTNTFIYAVSQSKFREELKNVIRHPLAFINN encoded by the exons ATGGGACAGCCGGTAATCATACAGATAGAAAACATTTACTATCCGATTCTTGCAATAATTGGTCTTCCTG CTAATTTGGTGACAATCGTCATTCTCTcccgtggaaagtgcggtctctccaaatgcatcacccgttacctggtggccatggcagcggctgaTCTAATGGTCCTGATTAATGAAGTGATTCTGTATGAGATTAACGATGCTTATTTCCCAAATTCATTCCTAAACTATTCCCCGATTTGTAGTCTCAATCTCACCCTGTGTTATTCTTTTATTGACTGCTCTGTCTGGCTAACGGtggctttcacctttgatcgatgtatCGCTATTTGTAACCAAACGTTGCGAACAAAATATTGCACCGAAAAAACTGCAGCTGTGGTGATAGCAGTGGTGTGTTTCTTAAGCGTTTTAGAAAATGTTCCAATCTACTTTGTATTTGAACCTCGGGAAATAATTCACAATGAACCATGGTCCTGCTGTGTAAAATCAAACTTCTACACCTCACCCTTATGGCAAGCGTATTTGTGGTTTGAAACAATTTTAACCCCATTTGCCCCATTTGTTttgatcctgctgctcaatgcaCTGACCTGCAGGCACATTGTACTGGCCAATAGAGTGAGGAGGGGTCTCCAAGCAAACAGCAATGTTCAGAATCACActgatccagagatggagaaccgaaagaaatccatcattttactgttcacGTTATCTTACAATTTTATACTATTATGGATGGTAACTTTTATCGTTTTTATATGTGTGCAATTTACAGATACTCAATTGATGAATGTAAATTATAAAGACTCTTTCACCATTGCGGAACTATCCGGGTATATGCTGAGGTGTTTGAGTTCTTGCACAAATACGTTTATTTATGCAGTGTCCCAGAGCAAGTTCAGAGAGGAATTGAAGAATGTGATCAGGCATCCTCTGGCTTTCATTAATAATTAA